In Glycine max cultivar Williams 82 chromosome 7, Glycine_max_v4.0, whole genome shotgun sequence, a single window of DNA contains:
- the LOC100814392 gene encoding laccase-7, whose translation MKLFVFFLAWAMALLASSFASAAVVERTFKVQNKTIKRLCNERVIVTVNGTFPGPKINVREGDTVIVHLLNEGPYNITIHWHGVFQLFSAWADGPEYVTQCTISPGTKYTYKFNVTQQEGTLWWHAHASVLRATVHGAFIIHPRSGQFPFPKPFKQVPIILGDWYDANVVDVETQALASGGPPNVSNAFTINGLPGDLFNCSRTQTFKMKVKQGKTYMLRMINAALNNHLFFKIANHTFTVVALDAAYTDHYITEIIVIAPGQTIDALFTANQPLGSYYMAASPYSIGVPVIDNTTTRGIVVYDYAPPPSSSKPLMPTLPPINDTATAHKFYSNITGKVGAPHWVPVPAKVDEHMFITIGLNLDTCDPKNATNATCQGPSGQRFSSSMNNESFVIPKGRGFSMLEAFFKNVSGVYTADFPNNPPVMFDFTNPNISFNPNLLFAPKSTKSKKLKFNSTVEIVFQNTAIVGVQNHPIHIHGFSFHVLAQGFGNFNSTVDSTKFNLVNPQLRNTIAVPVGGWAVIRFQANNPGVWFVHCHVEDHVPWGLDMAFEVENGPTSSTSLPPPPVDLPKC comes from the exons ATGAAGCTTTTCGTGTTTTTTCTTGCATGGGCTATGGCTCTTCTTGCTTCTTCCTTTGCTTCAGCTGCTGTAGTGGAACGCACTTTCAAA GTTCAAAACAAGACTATCAAACGCTTGTGCAATGAGCGAGTGATTGTCACGGTTAATGGAACATTCCCTGGGCCAAAGATTAATGTCCGTGAAGGTGACACTGTGATTGTTCATCTATTGAACGAGGGACCCTATAATATCACTATTCATTG GCATGGGGTGTTTCAGCTGTTTAGTGCATGGGCAGATGGTCCTGAATATGTAACTCAATGCACAATTAGTCCGGGAACTAAGTATACTTATAAATTCAATGTGACACAACAAGAAGGAACCTTATGGTGGCATGCTCATGCATCTGTTTTACGTGCCACTGTTCATGGTGCTTTCATCATTCACCCTCGTTCAGGGCAATTTCCCTTTCCTAAACCTTTCAAGCAAGTTCCCATTATATTAG gtGATTGGTATGATGCTAATGTTGTGGATGTTGAAACGCAAGCACTGGCCTCCGGTGGTCCTCCAAATGTATCTAATGCTTTCACAATCAACGGCTTGCCTGGCGATCTCTTCAATTGTTCTCGAACTC AGACATTCAAGATGAAGGTGAAGCAAGGAAAGACCTACATGCTACGAATGATCAATGCTGCACTCAATAACCATCTTTTCTTCAAGATAGCAAATCACACTTTCACAGTTGTTGCCTTGGATGCTGCATATACCGACCACTACATCACCGAAATCATTGTCATTGCCCCTGGCCAAACCATTGatgcactattcacagcaaaccAACCCTTAGGTTCATACTATATGGCTGCATCTCCTTATTCTATTGGTGTTCCCGTCATTGACAACACGACGACACGTGGCATTGTCGTTTACGACTAtgcaccaccaccatcatcatcaaaacctttGATGCCAACCCTACCACCTATAAACGACACAGCAACGGCTCACAAATTCTACAGCAACATAACTGGCAAGGTGGGGGCCCCACACTGGGTTCCTGTGCCAGCCAAAGTGGATGAGCACATGTTCATTACTATTGGATTAAACCTAGACACGTGTGATCCTAAGAATGCCACCAATGCCACGTGTCAGGGTCCATCTGGCCAGAGATTTTCTTCTAGCATGAACAACGAGTCCTTTGTGATTCCTAAGGGGAGAGGGTTCTCTATGTTGGAAGCGTTCTTTAAGAATGTGAGTGGAGTCTACACTGCTGATTTCCCTAACAACCCTCCGGTTATGTTTGACTTCACAAACCCTAATATTAGTTTTAACCCTAACCTTTTGTTTGCACCAAAATCAACCAAATCGAAGAAACTCAAGTTCAATTCAACCGTGGAGATTGTGTTTCAGAATACAGCGATTGTCGGTGTGCAGAACCATCCAATTCACATTCATGGTTTTAGTTTCCATGTTTTGGCTCAAGGGTTTGGAAATTTCAACTCCACCGTAGATTCAACCAAGTTTAATTTGGTGAATCCTCAGCTACGCAACACAATTGCTGTTCCTGTTGGAGGATGGGCTGTCATTAGATTCCAAGCAAACAATCCAG GGGTATGGTTTGTGCATTGCCATGTGGAAGATCATGTGCCATGGGGACTAGACATGGCTTTTGAGGTTGAGAATGGACCAACTTCTTCAACTTCACTCCCTCCACCACCTGTTGATCTGCCTAAATGTTAA
- the LOC100814926 gene encoding laccase-7 encodes MKLFSFSLACVFVFALLASSLASAAIVEHIFKVQNTTIKRFCKEQVIVTVNGLFPGPTINVHEGGTVIVHVLNEGPYDITLHWHGVLQLFSPWADGPEYITQCTIRPRSKYTYKFNVTQQEGTVWWHAHASYLRATVHGAFIIKPRSGRFPFPKPYKQIPLILGDLYNSRVEDITTEAQASGGGPNISYAFTINGLTSGHLMNCTENETFKMKVKQGKTYMLRMINAALNYDLFFKIANHNFTVVAVDASYTDHYVSDLIVIAPGQSADVLFTANQPTGSYYMVASPYVVGLEDFDANVARGTVIYENAPPSSKPIMPVLPPFNDTDTAYTKFYNVITSKVRAPHWVPVPRKVDEHMFITIGFNLELCDSKNPNNATCKGPNGHRFSASMNNESFSVPAGVKLSLLEAFYKNKSSVYTRDFPDKPPVLFDFTNLNDANNTNLLFAPKSTRAKKLRFNSTVEVVFQNTALLGGQNHPMHIHGYSFHVLAQGFGNFNRKDRAKFNLVNPQLRNTVGVPMGGWTVIRFQANNPGVWLVHCHMEDHVPWGLAMIFEVENGPTPLTSVPPPPADLPKC; translated from the exons ATGAAGCTATTCTCGTTTTCTCTAgcatgtgtttttgtttttgcccTTCTAGCTTCTTCCCTGGCTTCAGCAGCTATCGTGGAACACATTTTCAAA GTTCAAAACACGACTATCAAACGTTTTTGCAAGGAGCAAGTGATTGTGACAGTTAATGGACTTTTCCCAGGGCCAACGATAAATGTCCACGAAGGTGGCACTGTAATTGTCCATGTATTGAACGAGGGACCGTATGATATCACTCTTCATTG GCATGGAGTGTTACAGCTCTTTAGTCCTTGGGCAGACGGTCCTGAATATATAACTCAATGTACAATTAGACCCAGAAGTAAATACACATATAAATTCAACGTGACACAACAAGAAGGAACAGTATGGTGGCATGCTCATGCATCATATTTACGAGCAACAGTTCATGGTGCTTTCATCATTAAGCCTCGTTCAGGCCGATTTCCATTTCCTAAACCGTACAAGCAAATTCCTCTTATATTAG GAGATTTGTATAATTCTAGAGTTGAGGATATTACTACCGAAGCACAGGCCAGTGGCGGAGGACCAAACATATCTTACGCCTTTACAATCAATGGTTTGACTAGCGGCCATCTCATGAATTGTACTGAAAATG AGACATTTAAGATGAAAGTTAAGCAAGGGAAGACCTACATGCTCCGAATGATCAACGCTGCACTCAATTACGACCTATTCTTCAAGATAGCGAACCACAATTTCACAGTTGTTGCCGTCGATGCCTCCTACACCGACCACTACGTCTCCGACCTCATCGTCATTGCCCCTGGCCAGAGTGCTGACGTGTTATTCACAGCGAATCAACCCACTGGCTCGTACTACATGGTTGCATCTCCTTACGTTGTTGGTCTCGAAGACTTCGACGCCAACGTAGCTCGCGGCACGGTCATTTACGAAAATGCCCCGCCATCGTCAAAGCCCATAATGCCAGTTCTACCCCCCTTCAACGACACGGACACGGCTTATACTAAATTCTACAACGTCATAACTAGCAAAGTGAGGGCCCCACACTGGGTTCCTGTGCCACGTAAGGTGGATGAGCACATGTTCATTACCATTGGGTTCAACCTAGAATTGTGTGATTCCAAGAATCCCAACAACGCCACGTGTAAGGGTCCAAATGGTCACAGATTTTCTGCCAGCATGAACAATGAGTCATTTTCTGTTCCCGCGGGTGTGAAGCTTTCTTTGTTGGAAGCATTCTATAAAAACAAGAGCAGTGTTTACACTAGGGATTTCCCTGACAAGCCTCCGGTTCTGTTTGACTTCACGAATCTGAACGACGCTAACAATACGAACCTTCTATTTGCGCCAAAATCAACCAGGGCTAAGAAGCTCAGGTTCAATTCAACGGTGGAGGTTGTGTTTCAGAATACAGCACTTCTTGGGGGCCAAAACCACCCCATGCACATTCATGGGTATAGCTTCCATGTTTTGGCTCAAGGGTTCGGGAATTTCAACAGGAAGGATAGGGCTAAGTTTAATTTGGTGAATCCGCAATTACGCAACACTGTTGGTGTGCCTATGGGAGGATGGACTGTCATCAGGTTCCAAGCAAACAATCCAG GGGTTTGGCTTGTGCATTGCCATATGGAAGACCATGTTCCGTGGGGACTAGCCATGATTTTTGAGGTTGAGAACGGACCAACTCCTTTAACTTCAGTCCCTCCACCACCAGCTGATCTTCCTAAATGTTAA